From a region of the Triticum aestivum cultivar Chinese Spring chromosome 7D, IWGSC CS RefSeq v2.1, whole genome shotgun sequence genome:
- the LOC123170276 gene encoding F-box protein At5g07610-like, with protein MEAETEKERSLEKKIKSGLCRCSHLGATSEAATLFTDDLILEILSRLPARSLHRFKCVSVAWRDLIADPANRKMLPQTLAGFLYTSYSYSSGHRHHFASVSGGAAPFDPSLPYLQPRKYKDMALVDACNGLLLYRGSNKNKVAPWDWAEDDCRFVVCNPATTRWVELPPRPAAPEIRYSLTAALAFDPAVSSHFHVLHFEEDNLANYMTGVSIYSSRTGAWSRGDSGMVEKMPPYFTSKCVFVGGIMYVISVLQDINTGNEYVLVGVDVEGKEWKTTRVPYCSRFCTIGLSQGFLHYAVANNEILVPEITLWCLKDCDSKEFVLKHTASMDKLLSMTRMKYKVVEIHPDCDTIFLVSYGGATLAAYDMRHQKVGCILNLEKSTKGFLPYVPLFSEPLADADGQ; from the coding sequence ATGGAGGCGGAAACGGAGAAGGAGAGGAGTCTCGAGAAGAAGATCAAGTCGGGGCTGTGCAGGTGCAGCCATCTTGGAGCGACGTCGGAGGCGGCCACGCTGTTCACCGACGACCTCATACTCGAGATCCTCTCCCGCCTCCCCGCCAGATCCCTACATCGCTTCAAGTGCGTCTCCGTGGCCTGGCGCGACCTCATTGCCGACCCCGCCAACCGCAAGATGCTGCCCCAGACCCTCGCCGGCTTCCTCTACACGTCCTACTCCTACAGCAGCGGGCACCGCCACCACTTCGCCAGCGTCTCGGGCGGCGCAGCCCCGTTCGACCCTTCCCTCCCTTACCTGCAGCCTAGGAAGTACAAGGACATGGCCCTGGTGGACGCCTGCAATGGCCTGCTCCTCTACCGCGGCAGCAACAAGAACAAGGTGGCCCCTTGGGATTGGGCAGAGGATGATTGCCGTTTCGTGGTGTGCAATCCCGCCACTACCAGGTGGGTCGAGCTGCCCCCTAGGCCTGCTGCCCCAGAAATCAGATATAGCCTTACTGCAGCTCTGGCTTTTGATCCAGCAGTCTCGTCGCATTTCCACGTTCTTCATTTTGAGGAGGACAATCTGGCAAATTATATGACAGGAGTGAGCATCTACTCATCGCGGACAGGAGCCTGGAGTCGCGGGGATAGTGGGATGGTTGAAAAAATGCCGCCGTACTTCACGAGTAAATGTGTCTTTGTCGGCGGTATCATGTATGTGATTAGCGTGCTGCAGGACATCAACACCGGCAACGAGTATGTGCTGGTGGGGGTGGACGTGGAGGGGAAAGAGTGGAAGACTACCCGTGTGCCGTACTGTTCGAGATTTTGTACAATTGGATTGTCGCAGGGATTCTTACACTATGCTGTAGCTAACAATGAAATCCTAGTTCCCGAGATAACACTCTGGTGCCTCAAGGATTGTGATAGTAAAGAATTCGTCCTGAAGCATACCGCCAGCATGGATAAGCTTCTTAGCATGACTAGGATGAAGTACAAGGTGGTTGAGATTCATCCAGATTGCGACACCATTTTCTTGGTTTCATATGGAGGTGCTACCTTGGCTGCGTACGATATGCGACATCAGAAAGTTGGTTGTATCCTTAATCTTGAGAAGAGCACAAAAGGATTTCTACCCTATGTTCCTCTGTTCTCAGAGCCATTAGCAGATGCAGATGGGCAGTAG